The following DNA comes from Sinorhizobium mexicanum.
TCGGCATCGACCGGCTGTTGCCCGGCTGGCGCGACGAGCCCGACCATCCGTTCAAGACCGAGGTCACCGACGATCATTTCCTGTTCTTGGGGCCGGCCGGCTCGATCCGCCTGCCGAATTTTCTGATGCCGCCGTTGATGAACAATCACGGCAACTACATCGTCTCGCTCGGAAATGTCTGTCGCTGGCTGGCGACGCATGCGGAGGCGCTCGGCGTCGAGATCTATCCGGGCTTTGCCGCAACCGAAGTGCTCTACAACGACGAGGGCGCGGTGATCGGCGTTGCCACCGGCGACATGGGGATCGAGCGCTCCGGCGAGCCGGGACCGAACTTCGCCCGCGGCATGGCGCTCCTCGGCAAATATACGCTGATCGGCGAGGGCGTGCGCGGCTCGCTCGCCAAGGAGCTGATCGGCAAATACAAGCTCGGTGAGGGCCGCGACGTGCCGAAATTCGGCATCGGCCTGAAGGAACTCTGGGAGGTCAAGCCGGAAAACCACAGGCCCGGCCTGGTGCAGCATTCGTTCGGTTGGCCGCTCGACATGAAGACCGGCGGCGGTTCCTTCCTCTACCACCTCGAGGACAACCTCGTCGCCGTCGGCTTCGTCGTGCATCTGAACTACAAGAACCCCTATCTCCATCCGTTCGAGGAGTTCCAGCGCTTCAAGACGCACCCGGCGATCCGCGGCACCTTCGAAGGGGCCAAGCGTCTTTCCTATGGCGCCCGCGCCATCACCGAGGGTGGCTACCAGTCGGTGCCGAAGCTTTCCTTCCCCGGCGGCGCGCTGATCGGCTGCTCGGCCGGCTTCGTCAACGTGCCGCGCATCAAGGGCAGCCACAACGCGGTGCTGTCGGGGATTCTCGCAGCGGAAAAACTCGCCGAGGCGATTGCCAGCGGCCGCGCCAATGACGAGCCGATCGAGATCGAACATGGCTGGCGCGACAGCGCCATCGGCCAGGACCTGAAGCGGGTGCGGAACGTCAAGCCGCTGTGGTCGAGGTTCGGCACCGCGGTCGGCGTCGCCCTCGGCGGTTTCGACATGTGGACGAACCAGCTCCTCGGCTTTTCCTTCTTCGGCACGCTGCGGCACGGCAAGACCGATGCCGCCGCGCTGGAGCCGGCAGAGCAGCACCAGAAGATCGACTATCCGAAGCCGGATGGCGTCTTGACCTTCGATCGGCTCTCCTCGGTGTTCCTGTCGAACACCAACCACGAGGAAGACCAGCCGATCCACTTGCAGGTGAAGGATCCCGAACTGCAGAAGCGCTCGGAATACGACGTCTTTGCCGGCCCGTCGACGCGCTACTGTCCGGCCGCCGTGTACGAATGGGTGGAAAAGGACGGCAAGCCGACCTTCGTCATCAACGCCCAGAACTGCGTGCACTGCAAGACCTGCGACATCAAGGACCCCAACCAGAACATCAACTGGGTGCCGCCGCAAGGGGGCGAAGGGCCGGTCTATCCAAACATGTAATGTTCGGCAGACCGGACCACTTGCGAATACGAGCGGCACGGGGCCGGATCCACTGAGCGCGTAATGTGGTCGCCGGCGCTAGACGCGCTCGAAGCTTGCGGAGCCAGTCTCGCCTCCGCAGGTGAATCCTGTCTTTCATGAAGGAAGCACAGCCGCGGGCGGTCCCTCCCGAAAGCCCATCAATTTTATGTGTCCGGGACGCGGGAGTCAGCGCAATTGCTGACGCAAATGGAAAAGTGTTTGCCGGAAAGACTCGGTAGCAATGCTAAGGCCGTCAATCCGAATAGGCATTGACGGCCCTACATCGGTGTGCGTCTTTTCAGACGCCAAGGTCGCTGTAGCACTTTGAATTGCTGCATGTTTTATCCTGAAATCGACTCCGATTTAAGGAAACATGCAGTAAGCTGTTGCTTCCATTCGGGCGGATTGGGGCAGGGGGCCTTGTTCCGTTCGCTGCCGGCCGCTGCGGTGAGGTTGGCAGTTCGCCATGGGTACACCGCGAGAACAGAGGGAAACGAAATGAAGAAACTTCTTGCAACGACTTGTCTTGCTGCCGGGCTTCTCGGCCTTGGCAGTGCGGCGTCGGCGGCAGAGTGCGGCGACGTGACGATCGCCAATATGAACTGGCAGAGCGCCGAAGTGCTGGCGAACGTGGACAAGTTCATCCTGACCGAGGGCTACGGCTGCAGCGCCGAGCTCGTCGTCGGTGATACAGTGCCGTCGATCACCTCGATGATCGAGAAGGGGCAGCCGGACATCGCGCCGGAAGGCTGGGTCGACCTGCTGCCGGACGTCGTCAATCGCGGCCTCCAGGAAGGCAAGCTCGTCGGCGCTGCGGTAGCGCTGTCGGACGGCGCAGTGCAGGGCTGGTGGGTGCCGAAATACATCGTTGAAGCCAATCCGGATATCAAGACGATCGATGACGTGCTGAAGCACAAGGAGCTTTTCCCCGATCCGGAAGATCCGAGCAAGGGCGCCGTCTTCAACGGTCCGCAGGGCTGGGGCGGCACGGTCGTGACGACGCAGCTTTATAAGGCTTATGGTGCCGAGGCCGCGGGCTTCACCCTGGTCGACACCGGCTCGGCCGCCGGCCTCGACGGTTCGATCGCCAAGGCCTACGAGCGCAAGCAGGGCTGGGTCGGCTATTATTGGGCGCCGAC
Coding sequences within:
- a CDS encoding ABC transporter substrate-binding protein, which gives rise to MKKLLATTCLAAGLLGLGSAASAAECGDVTIANMNWQSAEVLANVDKFILTEGYGCSAELVVGDTVPSITSMIEKGQPDIAPEGWVDLLPDVVNRGLQEGKLVGAAVALSDGAVQGWWVPKYIVEANPDIKTIDDVLKHKELFPDPEDPSKGAVFNGPQGWGGTVVTTQLYKAYGAEAAGFTLVDTGSAAGLDGSIAKAYERKQGWVGYYWAPTALLGKYEMVKLDHGVPNDMAEWKRCNTVADCPDPKKNDWPKDKVQTLVTKAFADRAGPAMEYLNTRAWTNDTVNKLMAWMTDNQASGEEGAKHFLEENPDLWTKWVSPEVAEKIKAAL
- a CDS encoding electron transfer flavoprotein-ubiquinone oxidoreductase produces the protein MTEAMELPERESMEFDVVIVGAGPAGLAAAIRLKQVNPELSVVVLEKGAEVGAHILSGAVVDPIGIDRLLPGWRDEPDHPFKTEVTDDHFLFLGPAGSIRLPNFLMPPLMNNHGNYIVSLGNVCRWLATHAEALGVEIYPGFAATEVLYNDEGAVIGVATGDMGIERSGEPGPNFARGMALLGKYTLIGEGVRGSLAKELIGKYKLGEGRDVPKFGIGLKELWEVKPENHRPGLVQHSFGWPLDMKTGGGSFLYHLEDNLVAVGFVVHLNYKNPYLHPFEEFQRFKTHPAIRGTFEGAKRLSYGARAITEGGYQSVPKLSFPGGALIGCSAGFVNVPRIKGSHNAVLSGILAAEKLAEAIASGRANDEPIEIEHGWRDSAIGQDLKRVRNVKPLWSRFGTAVGVALGGFDMWTNQLLGFSFFGTLRHGKTDAAALEPAEQHQKIDYPKPDGVLTFDRLSSVFLSNTNHEEDQPIHLQVKDPELQKRSEYDVFAGPSTRYCPAAVYEWVEKDGKPTFVINAQNCVHCKTCDIKDPNQNINWVPPQGGEGPVYPNM